A region of Anolis carolinensis isolate JA03-04 unplaced genomic scaffold, rAnoCar3.1.pri scaffold_7, whole genome shotgun sequence DNA encodes the following proteins:
- the s1pr4 gene encoding sphingosine 1-phosphate receptor 4, whose translation MDDQELALSFSSPSTLIPTSIPRPHVASVHGPDRCYPTSNVILYHYNHTGRMNNRQPQEDKMNALKMVIIASSCLIILENLLVLLAIVRKMRARRWVYSCLASITFSDLLTGIAYLVNLCLSGSRTFQLTPTLWFLREGVLFVALAASTFSLLVTAVERYSAMVRPIAENAASKTVRLRSLIIFCWTLAVLIGLLPLLGWNCLCHMSGCSTLLPLYAKSYILFAVIIFCVVLVGVVGLYASIYCWVQRSTTQVVSSNGRKRSLRLLKTVVVILLAFLVCWIPLFILLLIDYAWANETWQLHKVFGWILTLAVINSFINPVIYSLGSKEVRKAVTDLLCCCCVRAGWRSSVTTDVPTNSSTATENSLKMRESFRGRLPHVRRGRELLSSNSSMMSAVVSDDA comes from the coding sequence ATGGATGACCAAGAACTCGCACTgtccttctcctctccttccacGTTGATCCCGACTTCCATCCCGAGGCCCCACGTCGCCTCTGTCCATGGCCCCGACCGTTGCTACCCCACAAGCAACGTCATTTTGTACCATTACAACCACACAGGGAGGATGAACAACCGGCAGCCCCAGGAGGACAAAATGAATGCTCTCAAGATGGTCATCATCGCCTCcagctgcctcatcatcctggaGAACCTCCTCGTGCTGCTGGCCATCGTCCGGAAAATGCGAGCCCGTCGGTGGGTTTATTCTTGTCTGGCGAGTATCACCTTCAGCGACCTACTGACTGGGATCGCCTATTTGGTGAACCTTTGTTTGTCTGGGAGCCGGACTTTCCAGCTGACGCCCACTTTGTGGTTCCTTCGCGAGGGGGTCCTCTTTGTGGCCCTGGCCGCCTCCACCTTCAGCCTGTTGGTGACCGCTGTGGAGCGCTATAGCGCCATGGTGAGGCCCATCGCCGAGAATGCGGCCAGCAAAACCGTCCGCTTGCGGAGCCTCATCATCTTCTGCTGGACCTTGGCGGTCCTCATCGGCTTGCTCCCCTTGCTGGGTTGGAATTGCCTTTGCCACATGAGCGGCTGCTCCACCTTGCTGCCCCTTTACGCCAAGAGCTACATCCTCTTTGCGGTGATCATCTTCTGCGTGGTTTTGGTGGGTGTCGTAGGGCTCTACGCCTCAATTTACTGCTGGGTCCAGAGGAGCACCACGCAGGTCGTCTCGAGCAACGGGCGCAAGCGGTCTCTGCGGTTGCTGAAGACAGTGGTGGTGATCCTCCTCGCCTTCCTCGTGTGTTGGATCCCTCTCTTCATCCTCCTTTTGATTGACTACGCCTGGGCCAACGAGACCTGGCAGCTCCACAAGGTCTTTGGCTGGATCTTGACCTTGGCGGTCATCAACTCCTTCATCAACCCCGTCATCTACTCTTTGGGAAGCAAGGAGGTGAGGAAAGCAGTCACGGACCTCCTCTGCTGTTGCTGCGTTCGGGCTGGATGGCGCTCGTCGGTCACTACGGATGTACCCACGAACTCCTCCACGGCCACAGAGAACTCGCTGAAGATGCGGGAGAGTTTCCGGGGTCGCCTGCCTCACGTCAGGAGAGGCCGAGAACTTCTTTCCAGTAATTCAAGCATGATGAGTGCCGTGGTGTCAGATGATGCTTGA